The Amphiura filiformis unplaced genomic scaffold, Afil_fr2py scaffold_188, whole genome shotgun sequence genome includes a region encoding these proteins:
- the LOC140145265 gene encoding fucolectin-like, which translates to MTCGVCPQSGGPQVAPLQNEISLIGKPTSQSSTHDASQSISDHAVDGNTNGYYFSDSCTHTAFNNVGNPWWAVDMQQDECVEKVVLYNRADCCEERLEGAIVRVGSNPDYGQNPECESRVSMDQISSASPGDRIEIECNLSGQYISVELPRWDLLTLCEVKATSCSGNDKRMSEETRLLKWLKRELETDSE; encoded by the exons TTGCTCCACTCCAGAATGAAATTTCCCTGATCGGCAAACCTACCAGCCAAAGTTCTACACATGACGCTTCCCAGAGCATCTCTGACCACGCAGTGGATGGCAACACCAACGGATATTATTTCTCTGACTCTTGCACACATACAG CATTTAATAATGTAGGAAACCCTTGGTGGGCCGTTGACATGCAGCAAGATGAATGTGTTGAAAAAGTTGTCCTCTACAACAGAGCCGATTGCTGTG AAGAGCGACTTGAAGGGGCCATAGTACGAGTAGGATCCAACCCTGATTACGGACAGAACCCAGAATGTGAAAGCCGAGTATCAATGGATCAAATCAGTTCTGCCTCTCCCGGCGATCGTATCGAAATAGAATGCAATCTGAGTGGACAATACATTAGTGTTGAATTACCACGATGGGATCTTCTGACACTCTGTGAAGTCAAGGCAACCTCGTGCAGTGGAAACGACAAAA GGATGTCTGAGGAAACGCGTTTATTGAAATGGCTGAAGCGTGAGCTTGAGACTGACAGTGAGTAA